TTCTTGAATATGCGCACCACTTGTAATAACGTCTGCTGTTACATTTGCGATTACCGGAATATTTGTATCTTGAATTGTAATTTCATTTAAGACACTTTGGAATTTCTCCGCTGCTGGCTTCATAAGCGCAGAGTGGAACGGTCCACTTACTTTAAGCGGAATCGCTCTCTTTGCACCATTTTCTTTCGCTCTTTGAGAAGCAATCTCGACCCCTTGCTTTGTTCCAGAAATTACAATTTGCTTCGTACTATTCATATTAGCGATTTGTACTGCATACCCTTCACCTGTTACCTCTTCTGTAACTCGTTTCAGCATATGTGGATCAGCACCTAAAATAGCCGCCATTGCACCTTCTCCGCCAGGAACAGCTTCTTCCATATATTCCCCACGTTTCCTTACAGCATATACTGCATCCTCAAAAGTTAATGCACCCGCTGCTACAAGAGCGCTATACTCACCTAAACTATGCCCTGCGACAAAGTCTGGTGTAATATCATACTCTTTTAAAGCTGTCAAAATAGCAAAACTCGTTGTTAATAAAGCCGGTTGCGCATTTGTCGTTAACGTAAGCTTTTCCTGCGACCCTTCAAAAATCACTTCTGAAAGTGAATCTTGCAACACTTCATCTGCTTTTGCAAATACATTTGCAACCTCTTTATTATTCTCTGCTAACTGTTTACCCATTCCAACTGCCTGTGAACCTTGGCCCGGAAAAAGAAATGCTAGTTTTCCCATTTCAAATCCTCCTCTTATTGGAGTGGCTCTTTCTCCATTACGCTTGAAATAGTAGGAATAACTTCTTTCGCTACCATTTCTCTCGTTTGACGAATCGCACTAAATATCGATTGATCATTAGAAGAACCGTGAGCCTTAATGACAGGAGCTTTCAATCCAAATAATGCCGCTCCTCCATACTCCGAATAATCCATTTTATCTTTTAATACCATAAGTTTTGGTTTTAATACCGCGGCTGCTAATTTGCTCGTAAACGAACTCATTAACTGCTCTTTTAACATAGAGAATAATGCAAGTGCTGTTCCTTCTAAAGATTTTAGCGCTACATTACCTGTAAAACCATCACATACAACAACATCTGCTACACCTTGTAACAAGTCTCTTGATTCAACGTTTCCAACAAAATTAATTGGCGCATCTTTAAGCATTGCAAAGACTTGTTTTGAAAGCTCGTTTCCTTTGCCACCCTCTGTCCCAACATTTAAAAGTCCGACGCGAGGATTTTTAATTCCTCTTACTTTCTCAGCGTATACAGATCCCATTACTGCATATTGATATAAGTGAATTGGTTTTGCATCAACGTTCGCTCCAACATCTAACATAACAAAACCTTCTCCATCAACAGTTGGCATTGTAGGGGATAAAGCTGGTCGCTCAATTCCTTCCATACGACCTACAACAAACAATCCGGCCGCCATTAAAGCACCTGTACTACCAGCTGATATACAAGCATCCGCTACACCATCTTTTACTTGCTGTGCCGCAAGTACCATTGAAGCTTGTTTTTTTCGACGAACCGCTCTTACTGGTTCATCTGTCGATTCGATTTTTTCGTCTGTATGAAGTATAGTAATTCGCTCTTCACTCGTTAAGTATTGACGAATTTCCTCTTCTTTCCCTACTAACGTAATATGTAAATCAGAATATTCCTTAATAGCTTTCATTGCTCCTAGTACGACAGCCTTTGGAGCATGATCGCCGCCCATTGCATCTATTGCGATTTTCATAAGTTGTTACCTTCCTCACTATAATTACTAGATCGATACATTTCAAAAGTGCCTGTAAAAACAAGTTCTTCTCCAACGAAGCTACGCACTTTGACAACCGTCCGCCCTTTGTCATTCTCTACATCTTCCACGCGCGCTTTTGCAACAACACGCTCTCCTAATTTTACAGGACGAATGTATCGAATGGTAGACTTTGCAGTTAAAGCTAATTCTTCATCAATAACCGCAACAGCTAGTGAGTTTGCTTGTGCAAACAAATGATGCCCACGGGCAATTTGATTTCTTTTAAATACGTGTTCTACCTTCACTTCAAAGATAGAAATCGCATGTCTATCTAATTCTATATCAATAATTTCTCCGACAACCTCTTCTAACGGTAAAGATTTCACATCTTCTTCATGTTGCTTTGTAGCTACATGTTTAATTCTTTCTCTTAGTTCAGGAATAGATAATTCCATACGATCGAGACGTACAGTTTGTATACTCACTTGAAATTTCTCTGCTAAATCTTCATCCGTAATAAAAGGATTCGTTTCTATAGTTTGTTGTAATAATTCTTGTCTTTCTTTTTTACTTCTTCTTTTTTTCATACCGCACCATCCATTTTTATGACTAGGTACTAACAGTAGTATATAATCATTAAAAGTAGAATGCAACAAAAACTTTTGTCGCCTCCCTTTAATCGAGCTTCTCTCCCTGGAACACACCTGTCCCGTCAAGATACGTACGCAACGACGCATATTGATCATTATGCCAAAATGCTTCTGAATCTACTAGTAACGCCGCATCTTGTCTAGCTGTTTCTAACGCCCGATAATCATGTACCATATCAGCAACCTTGAATTCTGGTAAACCACTTTGCTTACTCCCAAAGAAATCTCCAGGACCTCTTAACTCTAAATCTTTTTCCGACAATACAAATCCATCATTCGTTTCGGTCATAATACGCATTCGTTCTTTTCCCGTTTCCGATTTTGGATCCGCGATTAATAAACAATACGATTGTTCACTACCACGCCCAACACGTCCTCTTAGCTGATGAAGCTGCGATAAACCGAAACGCTCTGCATCATAAATAACCATTACAGTCGCATTCGGTACGTTCACACCTACTTCAACAACTGTTGTCGATACAAGAATTTGCACTTTATTTTCACTAAATTGTCCCATTATCTCTTCTTTTTCTTGAGATGATAATCTTCCATGCATTAATCCAACTTGACATTTACCCTGATAATGATGAGTCAGCATACTATGTAAGTCGATTGCATTTTGTACATCCAGTTTCTCAGATTCTTCAATAAGGGGACAAATAACATATGCTTGTCTTCCTTTGTTTATCTCTTTCTCTACAAAACCGAGAACACGATCTAACATGTCATGTTTTGCCCAGTATGTTTCAATTACCTTTCTACCAGCTGGCATCTCATCGATTATAGAAACATCCATCTCTCCAAATGCAGTAATTGCTAACGTACGTGGAATCGGAGTCGCTGTCATAAATAATACGTCTGGACTTTCACCTTTCTCACGTAAAACTCGTCGCTGCGCTACACCAAATCGATGTTGTTCATCAGTAATAACGAGACCTAACCTATGAAAGATCACTTCATCTTGAATTAAAGCATGTGTTCCAACAAGGATATCTATTTCTCCTTGTTCTAATTTTGCCAAAATCTCTCGGCGTCTCACACCTTTCACTGAACTTGTTAACAATTCAACCTTCATACCAAAGTGCGAGAACGTCTCTGCGAGCGATTGATAATGTTGTTCTGCTAAAATTTCTGTTGGAACCATTAAAGCACCTTGATAATGTGCTAATTTTGCTGCATAAAGACCAATTGCAGCAACCACCGTTTTACCAGAACCTACATCACCTTGCAACAGACGATTCATTCGATAAGGAGATGTCATATCTTTCATAATTTCATCTACAACTCGGCGTTGCGCACCAGTTAACGGAAACGGAAGAGCATCGATAAACTCTTGCAATTCTTCTGAAGGAATTTCTTTTTTCGTCCCTTTCGAATTTTCCCTCTCCATTTTCCGTAACGTTTGCATTTTTAACTGAAATAAGAAAAACTCCTCATATACAAAACGGCGACGCGCTTGCTTCAAATCTTCCTGACCTGTTGGAAAATGCAACGCCCGAAGCGCTTCATAACGTGGCAATAATTTATATCGACTTAGCAATCCATCAGGTAACACTTCAACTATAGAATCTCCATACTCTTTTAACGCTTGTGCAATAAAACGGCGCATCTGTTTTACTGTAAGTTTCCCTTTCACTGAGTACACAGGCTCTACTTCTTGTTGACGTACAACCGGTCCAAAATGAAGTTCTGATACCGCAATCGTTTGACGATGCTGATCCCATTTACCAGTAATCGTTACCGTTTCATCTAAATTTAACTTTTGCTTATAGTACGGCCTATTAAAACATACAGCTGTAATTAAATAACGACCTACGAGGACTCGAACCGTAAGACGCGACTTCTTCTTCCCATAATATTGCAGTAAAGGAGCACTATGAACTTTCCCCTCTACTGTTACACGTTCATCATGCTTTACTTCAGCAAGATCTTTCATCGCATAGTCTTCATAACGGTACGGAAAATGTTCTAATAGATGAGAAACTGTATAAATTCCCATCTCGTGTAGTAATTCAGATGTTTCTCCTCCGATTCCCTTTACATCCGTAACAGGAACTTGTACAACTTCATTCAAGATTCTCACGCTCCGTCACATTATTTTTTTGATTCATTATCCATTAAGATGATTGACATCTGTAATCGCTCTCTTTCACCCTATATATTCTATCATAGGCATTCTAAGAGAAACTACTCAAATCCCTCATAAACAACACGAAAGAAAAGAGCCTCACTATTAGCAGCAAGGCTCTTTTTTATCTTCAATATGCTAGCCTTTTGAATAAAAACTAGTAATAAACTTCATATTACTACTTATTATCCATTAGCAAGTAAGTAATCCATTTATTTTCAAAACGAATTTTTTCTTATTCTACAGAGAAGATGAAAGAATACACCGGTTGGTTTCCAGCATGTACTTCTACTTCTGCATCTTCAAAATTCTCTTCTACAAATGCAACTAATTCAGCTACTTCTTCGTCAGTTGCATCTTCACCTTGTAGAATCGTTACGATTTCAGAATCTTCATCAATAAGTGCTCCTAGTAATTGCTTCGCAGCTCCTACTTTTTCAGCATTTGTTGATACGATTTTTCCATCTGCGATACACATGAAATCATCTTTTTGAATTGCCACACCATCAATTTCCGTATCACGTACAGCATACGTAATTTGACCTGTTTTCACATGAGATAAAGCTTCTTTCATGTTTTCTTCATTCTCTTCTAGCGTTCCAACTGGATTAAATGCTAACATCGCAGCCATACCTTGAGGAACTGTTTTTGAACGAACTACAATCACTTCTTGATCTACAACTGACGCTGCTTGTTCTGCTGCCATTACGATATTCCCGTTGTTCGGTAAAATAATGATTTTTTCAGCGTTTGCTTCTTCAATTGCCTTCACGATATCCTCCGTACTTGGATTCATCGTTTGGCCACCTTCGATAACTTTCGTCGCGCCAATGCTTTCAAATAAAGTTTTAATGCCAGATCCCATAGCTACAGTTACAATACCGTACGGTTGTTTCTCTTTAGACTGGCTAGTTGGTTCAGGCATCATAGCAGGCTCATCTAATAAAGCAGTATGCTGTTCTCGCATATTCTCTACTTTAATCTTGATTAAACTACCGTAACGTTGTCCGTAGTTCATAGCGTCTCCAGGATGCTCTGCATGGATATGAACTTTTACAATTTCATCATCAGATACAACTAGTAGTGAATCACCATACACACTAATATCTTCACGGAATTTTTGTTCAGAGAAATTATGTTCTTTCACTTTTTCAGCTTCTAATTTCACCATGAACTCCGTACAATATCCATACTTAATATCTTCTGTACTCAATTGGCTTTGTACACTACGGTGATGTTCTGCGCGCACCATTTCATTCATAGATGGTTGCGTCGGCGCATCAGAAGAAATTGTTTCTCCTTTTAAGTCAGCTAAAAATCCTTCGTATACAACAACAAGACCTTTACCACCGCTATCTACAACGCCAACTTGTTTTAATACAGGTAATAAATCTGGCGTACGATTTAACGATGCATTTGCTTCTTTCACAACGTCTTCCATAAACAAAACAAAGTCGCGCTGTTTTTTCGCAACTGTTACTGCATATTTACCCGTTTCTCTAGC
This genomic window from Bacillus anthracis str. Vollum contains:
- the fabD gene encoding ACP S-malonyltransferase codes for the protein MGKLAFLFPGQGSQAVGMGKQLAENNKEVANVFAKADEVLQDSLSEVIFEGSQEKLTLTTNAQPALLTTSFAILTALKEYDITPDFVAGHSLGEYSALVAAGALTFEDAVYAVRKRGEYMEEAVPGGEGAMAAILGADPHMLKRVTEEVTGEGYAVQIANMNSTKQIVISGTKQGVEIASQRAKENGAKRAIPLKVSGPFHSALMKPAAEKFQSVLNEITIQDTNIPVIANVTADVITSGAHIQEKLIEQLYSPVLWYPSIEYMVNQGVDTFIEIGPGKVLAGLMKSIDSSVKAYAIYDEETLKDTISNLRGEN
- the plsX gene encoding phosphate acyltransferase PlsX, giving the protein MKIAIDAMGGDHAPKAVVLGAMKAIKEYSDLHITLVGKEEEIRQYLTSEERITILHTDEKIESTDEPVRAVRRKKQASMVLAAQQVKDGVADACISAGSTGALMAAGLFVVGRMEGIERPALSPTMPTVDGEGFVMLDVGANVDAKPIHLYQYAVMGSVYAEKVRGIKNPRVGLLNVGTEGGKGNELSKQVFAMLKDAPINFVGNVESRDLLQGVADVVVCDGFTGNVALKSLEGTALALFSMLKEQLMSSFTSKLAAAVLKPKLMVLKDKMDYSEYGGAALFGLKAPVIKAHGSSNDQSIFSAIRQTREMVAKEVIPTISSVMEKEPLQ
- the fapR gene encoding transcription factor FapR, with the translated sequence MKKRRSKKERQELLQQTIETNPFITDEDLAEKFQVSIQTVRLDRMELSIPELRERIKHVATKQHEEDVKSLPLEEVVGEIIDIELDRHAISIFEVKVEHVFKRNQIARGHHLFAQANSLAVAVIDEELALTAKSTIRYIRPVKLGERVVAKARVEDVENDKGRTVVKVRSFVGEELVFTGTFEMYRSSNYSEEGNNL
- the recG gene encoding ATP-dependent DNA helicase RecG, whose protein sequence is MNEVVQVPVTDVKGIGGETSELLHEMGIYTVSHLLEHFPYRYEDYAMKDLAEVKHDERVTVEGKVHSAPLLQYYGKKKSRLTVRVLVGRYLITAVCFNRPYYKQKLNLDETVTITGKWDQHRQTIAVSELHFGPVVRQQEVEPVYSVKGKLTVKQMRRFIAQALKEYGDSIVEVLPDGLLSRYKLLPRYEALRALHFPTGQEDLKQARRRFVYEEFFLFQLKMQTLRKMERENSKGTKKEIPSEELQEFIDALPFPLTGAQRRVVDEIMKDMTSPYRMNRLLQGDVGSGKTVVAAIGLYAAKLAHYQGALMVPTEILAEQHYQSLAETFSHFGMKVELLTSSVKGVRRREILAKLEQGEIDILVGTHALIQDEVIFHRLGLVITDEQHRFGVAQRRVLREKGESPDVLFMTATPIPRTLAITAFGEMDVSIIDEMPAGRKVIETYWAKHDMLDRVLGFVEKEINKGRQAYVICPLIEESEKLDVQNAIDLHSMLTHHYQGKCQVGLMHGRLSSQEKEEIMGQFSENKVQILVSTTVVEVGVNVPNATVMVIYDAERFGLSQLHQLRGRVGRGSEQSYCLLIADPKSETGKERMRIMTETNDGFVLSEKDLELRGPGDFFGSKQSGLPEFKVADMVHDYRALETARQDAALLVDSEAFWHNDQYASLRTYLDGTGVFQGEKLD
- a CDS encoding DAK2 domain-containing protein — protein: MSIQKIDGKRLSQMIMQGANNLTNNVQLVDALNVFPVPDGDTGTNMNLSMTSGAREVKANPSQHAGKVGVSLAKGLLMGARGNSGVILSQLFRGFSKSIEQKEELTTVDFAEALEAGVEAAYKAVMKPIEGTILTVARETGKYAVTVAKKQRDFVLFMEDVVKEANASLNRTPDLLPVLKQVGVVDSGGKGLVVVYEGFLADLKGETISSDAPTQPSMNEMVRAEHHRSVQSQLSTEDIKYGYCTEFMVKLEAEKVKEHNFSEQKFREDISVYGDSLLVVSDDEIVKVHIHAEHPGDAMNYGQRYGSLIKIKVENMREQHTALLDEPAMMPEPTSQSKEKQPYGIVTVAMGSGIKTLFESIGATKVIEGGQTMNPSTEDIVKAIEEANAEKIIILPNNGNIVMAAEQAASVVDQEVIVVRSKTVPQGMAAMLAFNPVGTLEENEENMKEALSHVKTGQITYAVRDTEIDGVAIQKDDFMCIADGKIVSTNAEKVGAAKQLLGALIDEDSEIVTILQGEDATDEEVAELVAFVEENFEDAEVEVHAGNQPVYSFIFSVE